From the Malus domestica chromosome 17, GDT2T_hap1 genome, one window contains:
- the LOC103409586 gene encoding protein LURP-one-related 12, giving the protein MKERVLVEPAFVFDQDTHLTVSKTSIFFPGDGFTVYDCKGQMVFRVDSYAPDAHDSSELVLMDPQGRCLLTVRRKRPSLHQRWEGFVGERTDGQKPIFSVRRSSIIGRSNVTVEVFGDPGEEYHIEGSFAQRCCTIFNAEKEPVAEIRRKVDASTHVVLGKDVFSLCLKPGFDGAFAMGVVLVLDQINGDDNVFDDDVVEEAEPTAED; this is encoded by the exons atgaaagagcGGGTGCTTGTGGAACCTGCGTTCGTATTTGATCAGGATACCCACCTCACCGTTTCCAAAACCTCCATCTTCTTCCCCGGCGACGGCTTCACCGTCTACGACTGCAAAGGCCAGATGGTCTTCCGAGTCGACTCTTACGCCCCCGACGCCCACGACAGCAGCGAACTCGTCCTCATGGACCCCCAAGGCCGCTGCCTTCTCACTGTACGCCGAAAG AGACCGAGTCTGCATCAACGGTGGGAAGGCTTTGTGGGTGAGAGAACGGACGGCCAAAAGCCCATCTTCAGCGTACGGCGGTCCTCCATAATCGGACGGTCGAACGTGACGGTGGAGGTGTTCGGAGATCCAGGGGAGGAGTACCATATCGAGGGCTCGTTCGCGCAGCGCTGCTGCACGATCTTCAATGCAGAGAAGGAACCGGTGGCTGAGATCCGACGCAAAGTGGATGCCTCCACCCACGTGGTGCTCGGGAAGGATgttttctctctctgtctcaaGCCTGGATTCGATGGGGCGTTTGCCATGGGAGTGGTGCTCGTGCTTGATCAGATCAACGGCGACGATAACGTTTTTGATGATGATGTTGTGGAGGAGGCGGAACCCACCGCCGAAGATTAG